One Conger conger chromosome 18, fConCon1.1, whole genome shotgun sequence DNA window includes the following coding sequences:
- the LOC133118272 gene encoding protein bicaudal C homolog 1-like: MAAQCDSLSGYLQQSDPGSNSECSADSPIPVCEDDFSGPPAPPDPEWTEERFRVDRKKLEVMLLAGTEGQINGGEDFFQKVMEETKTQIAWPSKLKIGAKSKKDPHIKVCGKKERVKEAKEKIMSVLDAKGSRVTLKMDVSHTEHSHVIGKGGNNIKKVMEETGCHIHFPDSNRNNQAEKSNQVSIAGQPAGVETARAKIRELLPLVLTFELPAMVQPDPSSPTVQHISQTYGISVSFKLRTRLYGTMVTVRGSQDNAAAVKRGTALLLEHLTGGLGAAVSVSTHLDIAPQHHLFLMGRNGSNIRHITQSTGAQLHFPDPSSPHKKSTVYLQGSIDAVCLARQYLMGFLPLVLMFDIKEDMEVEPQYLSSLMERLDVFVSIKAKVKQPSKTVIVKSVERNAMNMYEARKFLLGLDHCGVSAPQSSSPTPVICTPGLDILASAGLGLTSLGLSAPSGGGSTPSLLLSPLSSSVSPLQPPPCSPAQPSPALWAGPLSTTPSSTGLSAQLMMHQATQATLRTLLLSGAQGYTPNTPCPPPGLAPIDTHANSIPDCGKTARSLNGHIKHPCSVYSRMSSTSLADQVLSPSHTDPAQDASGHCPSEPLSSKSGSDQGSDTFVEVGMPRSPSHSASSSELKQMLASCKTSSGSRHTVDLRQGTHNPHLHPDRLLSDPEPSRSESPLADKRAPGSERAAERAAQQNSERMRLTPQASFINMQTFDYEQKKLLATKAMLKKPVVTEVRTPTNTWSGLGFSKSMPAETIKELRRANHVPYKPTMTTTYEESPLSMPNSREGVAGASGDSDNWRDRNGAELRGHSEFAASVGSPKRKQTKSVEHYLSSSNYMDCISSVMGTNGCSLTTSAKGSDLPELFSKLGLGKYTDIFQQQEIDLQTFLTLTDSDLKELGITTFGARRKMLLAISELNKNRRKLFEPPNIRSSFLEGGASGRLSRQFHTDITSISGRW; encoded by the exons GTTATGGAGGAAACAAAAACTCAGATTGCATGGCCTTCAAAATTGAAGATTGGTGCCAAGTCTAAGAAAG ATCCTCACATCAAAGTGTGCgggaagaaggagagagtgaaggaggcCAAAGAGAAAATCATGTCCGTCCTCGATGCCAAA ggcaGCCGCGTGACCCTCAAGATGGACGTCTCCCACACCGAGCACTCCCACGTCATCGGGAAAGGAGGCAACAACATCAAGAAAGTGATGGAAGAAACCGGCTGCCACATCCACTTCCCTGACTCCAACCGCAACAACCAGGCTGAGAAGAGCAACCAG GTGTCCATCGCAGGCCAGCCAGCTGGGGTGGAAACAGCCAGAGCTAAAATAAGG GAGCTTCTTCCACTGGTCCTGACCTTTGAACTCCCAGCGATGGTGCAGCCGGACCCCAGCTCCCCCACGGTGCAGCACATCTCCCAGACCTACGGCATCTCTGTGTCCTTCAAACTGAGGACCCGCCTGTACGGCACCATGGTAACGGTCAGGGGCTCGCAGGACAACGCCGCCGCCGTCAAG AGGGGCACCGCGCTGCTGTTGGAGCACCTGACGGGGGGTCTCGGAGCGGCCGTGTCGGTCAGCACCCACCTGGACATCGCCCCCCAGCACCACCTCTTCCTGATGGGCCGCAACGGCAGCAACATCCGCCACATCACCCAGAGCACCGGAGCCCAGCTGCACTTCCCTGACCCCAGCAGCCCGCACAAGAAGTCCACCGTCTACCTCCAGGGCTCCATCGACGCGGTCTGCCTGGCGCGCCAGTATCTCATG ggcTTCCTACCCCTGGTGCTGATGTTTGATATAAAGGAGGACATGGAGGTGGAGCCACAGTACCTGTCCTCTCTGATGGAGCGGCTGGACGTCTTCGTCAGCATCAAGGCCAAGGTCAAACAGCCCAGCAAG ACGGTGATTGTGAAGAGCGTGGAGAGGAATGCCATGAACATGTATGAGGCCCGGAAGTTTCTGCTGGGCCTGGACCACTGCGGGGTCTCTGCTCCCCAAAGCAGCAGCCCGACCCCCGTCATCTGCACCCCGGGCCTGGACATCCTGGCCTCAGCTGGCCTGGGGCTCACCAGTCTGG GCCTCAGTGCTCCCAGTGGGGGAGGCTCCACCCCCAGCCTCCTCCTCAGCCCCCTGAGCAGCTCTGTGAGCCCCCTGCAGCCCCCGCCCTGCAGCcccgcccagcccagccccgccCTCTGGGCCGGCCCCCTCAGCACCACACCCAGCAGTACGG GTTTGTCAGCTCAGCTGATGATGCACCAGGCCACCCAGGCCACTCTGAGGACCCTCCTCCTGTCCGGGGCCCAGGGCTacaccccaaacaccccctgccctcccccgGGCCTGGCCCCCATCGACACACACGCCAACAGCATCCCTGACTGTGGAAAAACAGCCCGCTCCCTCAACGGCCACATCAAA CACCCCTGTTCGGTTTACAGCCGAATGTCTTCGACGTCACTGGCAGACCAGGTCCTAAGCCCCTCCCACACCGACCCGGCACAGGATGCCAGCGGTCACTGCCCCTCCGAACCGCTGTCCAGCAAGTCTGGTTCCGACCAAG GCTCAGACACGTTTGTAGAAGTGGGGATGCCCAGGAGCCCTTCTCACTCGGCCAGCAGCAGTGAGCTGAAGCAGATGCTGGCTTCCTGTAAGACCTCCAGCGGGAGCCGCCACACTGTGGACCTCCGACAGGGAACCCACAACCCCCATCTGCA CCCGGACCGCTTGCTCTCGGACCCGGAGCCCAGCCGCTCGGAGAGCCCGCTGGCGGATAAGAGGGCCCCGGGCAGCGAGAGGGCCGCAGAGAGAGCCGCCCAGCAGAACTCAGAGAGGATGCGCCTCACTCCACAGGCCTCCTTCATCAACATGCAG ACATTCGACTATGAGCAGAAAAAGCTACTAGCAACCAAAG CTATGTTGAAGAAGCCTGTGGTGACAGAGGTCCGGACCCCCACCAATACCTGGAGTGGCCTGGGCTTCTCCAAATCCATGCCAGCCGAGACCATCAAGGAGCTGCGCCGAGCCAATCACGTGCCCTACAAACCCACCATGACCACCACATACGAG GAGTCTCCTCTGTCCATGCCGAACAGCCGCGAGGGGGTGGCGGGGGCGAGCGGTGACTCAGACAACTGGAGGGACAGGAACGGCGCGGAGCTCAGGGGCCACTCCGAGTTCGCCGCGTCCGTCGGCAGCCCCAAGAGGAAGCAGACCAAATCAG TGGAGCACTACCTGAGCAGCAGTAACTACATGGACTGCATTTCCTCAGTGATGGGCACCAACGGGTGCAGCCTGACCACCTCGGCCAAGGGTTCGGACCTGCCGGAGCTGTTCAGCAAGCTGGGCCTGGGGAAGTACACCGACATCTTTCAGCAGCAAGAG ATTGATCTGCAGACGTTTCTGACCCTGACGGACTCGGACTTGAAGGAGCTAGGAATCACCACATTCGGAGCTCGGAGGAAGATGCTGCTGGCTATTTCAG AGTTGAATAAGAACCGGAGGAAACTCTTTGAACCTCCCAACATCCGCTCCTCCTTCCTGGAGGGAGGGGCCAGCGGGCGACTCTCGCGACAGTTCCACACTGACATCACCAGCATCAGCGGGCGCTGGTAG